GATTTAATGTTATTTTCGGACTATTTCACATCAACACTAAATCACTCACTCGCATGAAAGCCAAATGGCTAGTTCAATATGAAAGCCAAATGTCGCTGATGACCGGCATTCGATGCCACACCACGCGCTGGGAACTTTGCAATAATCACGAATTGATACGATGTCCAAACAAAAAGACCGCCAACCACCAAGCGATGAAAGCTAAGTGGGTGCCGATCTTTCATATATGAAGCGATTCTAATCATCTAATTAACGGTAAGCGTTCCATAGTACATATACATGCCGCAATGATATTCATAGGTACCTGAATTCAGTCCTGACAAAGTTACGATATTATCCCCCTTATTCAAGGGAACGTCAACATCGAAATCGCTTGAACCCAAGCTTTTGATACAAGTCAATCCCGTTGATTTCTTAAAATTGATCTTAGCAGGCTTCCCTGCCTTTAGTTCAATATGGTCTGGTACGAAACCATCATCCGTTACCTGGACCGTTGCCACCTGATAGCCGGCAGCTGCCTCTGCTAATAGCGGATCCACCTCAGCGGAACTGTCGTTGGTTTGAAAAAATACAATCGCACATATGGCTAATGCTACTAATAATCCCGAACCGACTAAGAGGTAACCCGGTTTCCTTATTTTCCTAATGATTGTATCATTCATTAGCCTCATCCTCGCACTTCACTATTCTTGGTTCATTCACACCCTTTTAGCATAACGCATCATGCAGCCATTTGGAGCGATGAACGATGTCAAATATGAAACGAACCTATGAGCATTTCTTGAACATGATCCGGCACTCAAAATTCTGATACAAACTCCAGACTCAGCCTGGGTCAAGCGATAAGCTATTTTAATTACTCAAAAATCTAGGCCTAGAAAAATACAAAAAACCTTGAATCGTCTTCAAGGTTTCTGTTGGATGCGGTCGGAGGGATTTGAACCCTCACGCCTTGTGAGCGCCACCCCCTCAAGATGGTGTGTCTGCCGTTCCACCACGACCGCGTATGATAGTATACTGGGGATCTAGGATTCGAACCTAGGCATGACGGAGTCAAAGTCCGTTGCCTTACCGCTTGGCTAATCCCCAATGAGGTTAGGGAAAAGGGCGATCGATGGGACTTGAACCCACGAATGCTGGAGCCACAGACCAGTGCGTTAACCCCTTCGCCACGACCGCCATATCAATAAGAATTGATCCCTGAAAACTAGATACGAAACTTACGTAAAGTGTGAGTATTTGTGTACCGGTTTTGTTCCGGGCCCCGAGAAAGTATTCGGAATCAGCTTCGAAGCTCTTCTTCACTTTCTTGGGTATTTAGTTTTGCTTCCGAAGCTAGCTTTCCTCCGGAAAGCTCTTAGGTTAAGCCCTCGACCGATTAGTATTCGTCAGCTCCATACATTGCTGCACTTCCACCTCGAACCTATCAACCTCGTCGTCTACAAGGGGTCTTACTGAATTGGGAAATCTCATCTTGAGGTGGGCTTCACGCTTAGATGCTTTCAGCGCTTATCCCTTCCGTACATAGCTACCCAGCTATGCCTCTGGCGAGACAACTGGTACACCAGCGGTACGTCCATCCCGGTCCTCTCGTACTAAGGACAGCTCCTCTCAAATTTCCTACGCCCGCGACAGATAGGGACCGAACTGTCTCACGACGTTCTGAACCCAGCTCGCGTACCGCTTTAATGGGCGAACAGCCCAACCCTTGGGACCTACTTCAGCCCCAGGATGCGATGAGCCGACATCGAGGTGCCAAACCTCCCCGTCGATGTGGACTCTTGGGGGAGATAAGCCTGTTATCCCCAGGGTAGCTTTTATCCGTTGAGCGATGGCCCTTCCATTCGGTACCACCGGATCACTAAGCCCGACTTTCGTCCCTGCTCGACCTGTTTGTCTCGCAGTCAAGCTCCCTTATGCCTTTGCACTCTTCGAATGATTTCCAACCATTCTGAGGGAACCTTTAGACGCCTCCGTTACTTTTTAGGAGGCGACCGCCCCAGTCAAACTGCCCACCTGACACTGTCCCCATACCGGTTCACGGTACCAGGTTAGAACTCCGATACGATCAGGGTGGTATCCCAACGGCGCCTCCACCCAAGCTGGCGCTCAGGTTTCTACGGCTCCCACCTATCCTGTACAGATCGTACCAAAGTCCAATATCAAGCTGCAGTAAAGCTCCATGGGGTCTTTCCGTCTTGTCGCGGGTAACCTGCATCTTCACAGGTATTAAAATTTCACCGGATCTCTCGTTGAGACAGCGCCCAAGTCGTTACGCCATTCGTGCGGGTCAGAATTTACCTGACAAGGAATTTCGCTACCTTAGGACCGTTATAGTTACGGCCGCCGTTTACTGGGGCTTCGGTTCACAGCTTCGGGTTTGCACCCTAACCGCTCCCTTAACCT
This genomic window from Paenibacillus hexagrammi contains:
- a CDS encoding cupredoxin domain-containing protein, yielding MNDTIIRKIRKPGYLLVGSGLLVALAICAIVFFQTNDSSAEVDPLLAEAAAGYQVATVQVTDDGFVPDHIELKAGKPAKINFKKSTGLTCIKSLGSSDFDVDVPLNKGDNIVTLSGLNSGTYEYHCGMYMYYGTLTVN